From one Haloferax marinisediminis genomic stretch:
- a CDS encoding universal stress protein, whose product MPEIILVAVDGSPLSKRAFEQALADAESTVIALHVIDPTDPGYSAPLDVDVTLEPLHGSAEWYEKANELADEIFEELTALADGSGVEVRTKTLRGDPARSIVEYASDEDADAIYVGGHGRTGETNLLLGSVAELVASRASVSVTVVR is encoded by the coding sequence ATGCCCGAGATCATCCTCGTTGCAGTCGACGGGTCACCGCTGTCGAAGCGAGCGTTCGAACAGGCGCTCGCGGACGCTGAGTCGACCGTCATCGCCCTGCACGTCATCGACCCCACGGACCCGGGGTACAGCGCTCCTCTCGACGTCGACGTAACCCTCGAACCGCTCCACGGGTCGGCCGAGTGGTACGAGAAAGCGAACGAACTCGCAGACGAGATATTCGAAGAACTCACCGCACTCGCCGACGGGAGCGGTGTCGAAGTCCGGACGAAGACGCTCCGTGGCGACCCCGCCCGGAGCATCGTCGAGTACGCGAGTGACGAAGACGCCGACGCCATCTACGTCGGGGGACACGGCCGCACCGGCGAGACGAACCTCCTTCTCGGCAGCGTCGCAGAACTCGTCGCGAGTCGTGCGAGCGTCAGTGTGACCGTCGTCCGGTAA
- a CDS encoding universal stress protein, whose amino-acid sequence MFDHILVPTDGSTHAERAAEYAVDLAAKYSAALHVLYVVDVRTTHADTPVTDDDLETRGEAAVEVIAELAAARDVPVETEIRVGLPAETIVDYSDERNADLVVMGTHGTSGLERYLIGSVAERVVRLSDAPVMCVPPVPRDT is encoded by the coding sequence ATGTTCGACCACATTCTCGTCCCCACGGACGGGAGCACCCACGCAGAGCGTGCTGCCGAGTACGCGGTCGACCTCGCGGCCAAGTACAGCGCGGCACTCCACGTCCTCTACGTCGTCGACGTGCGGACGACGCACGCCGACACACCGGTGACGGACGACGACCTCGAGACTCGTGGTGAGGCGGCAGTCGAGGTCATCGCTGAACTCGCTGCAGCGCGTGACGTCCCCGTCGAGACAGAGATTCGCGTCGGACTCCCGGCCGAGACAATCGTCGACTACAGTGACGAGCGGAACGCCGACCTCGTCGTGATGGGGACTCACGGGACGAGCGGCCTCGAACGCTACCTCATCGGAAGCGTCGCCGAGCGAGTCGTGAGACTCTCGGACGCTCCAGTGATGTGTGTTCCGCCTGTTCCGCGCGACACGTGA
- a CDS encoding HTH domain-containing protein: MQATNDRTAELWIRPIRDGLGEEHQTLVVRMERLVTDGFLNDMCLRTWNHNVDVETDMAPTKRDALIRERLAACRQWARREGVKLPTIEEHAKVGSGRMGPAHDTVVLPQTLVVVFQGDDVEAVYPHERDGKMKSVADWVEDAETLLGIDTDHVDV, translated from the coding sequence ATGCAAGCCACGAACGACCGAACTGCAGAACTCTGGATTCGACCGATTCGCGACGGCCTCGGTGAGGAACACCAAACCCTCGTCGTCCGCATGGAGCGCCTCGTCACGGACGGCTTCCTCAACGACATGTGTCTGCGGACCTGGAACCACAACGTCGACGTCGAAACGGATATGGCGCCGACGAAGCGCGACGCGCTCATTCGGGAGCGACTCGCTGCGTGCAGACAGTGGGCGCGACGGGAAGGCGTGAAACTGCCGACTATCGAAGAACACGCGAAAGTCGGGTCGGGTCGGATGGGACCTGCACACGATACAGTCGTCCTCCCACAGACACTCGTCGTGGTGTTCCAGGGTGACGACGTCGAGGCAGTCTACCCGCACGAACGCGACGGGAAGATGAAGTCGGTCGCCGACTGGGTCGAAGACGCAGAGACGCTCCTCGGCATCGACACCGACCACGTCGACGTGTGA
- a CDS encoding helix-turn-helix domain-containing protein, with amino-acid sequence MSCIAEFTITSQALPLTTAIEYAPEMRLDVEQAVAADPERPVLFLWACGGDFDAFEEGMRNDETVGTPKLMESLPTRRLYRVQISDAAGAVVYPNDVEVGASRLDVSFTTDGLHTRMRFPDRDALVEYRTLCTEMGLEMSVQRIYSGDTTGTTGYGLSEKQRQVLTLAAEEGYFEVPREVSLSDLAAELDISPQSTSERLRRGIATLVASTISSDIPSNR; translated from the coding sequence ATGAGTTGCATCGCGGAGTTCACCATTACCAGTCAAGCCCTCCCGTTGACGACTGCCATCGAGTACGCACCTGAGATGCGACTCGACGTAGAGCAGGCCGTCGCCGCCGACCCTGAGCGCCCAGTGCTGTTCTTGTGGGCCTGTGGTGGTGATTTCGACGCGTTCGAAGAAGGGATGAGAAACGACGAGACAGTCGGCACTCCGAAACTCATGGAGTCACTGCCGACACGGAGGCTCTACCGAGTGCAGATATCGGACGCCGCAGGCGCGGTCGTCTACCCGAACGACGTCGAAGTCGGCGCATCACGTCTCGACGTGTCGTTCACGACGGACGGTCTCCACACGCGAATGCGATTCCCAGACCGGGACGCACTCGTCGAGTACCGGACCCTCTGTACCGAGATGGGTCTCGAGATGTCGGTCCAGCGAATCTACAGCGGCGACACCACGGGGACGACCGGGTACGGCCTGAGTGAGAAGCAGCGACAGGTGCTCACGCTCGCCGCCGAAGAAGGCTACTTCGAGGTCCCACGGGAAGTGTCGCTGTCTGACCTCGCTGCCGAGCTCGATATCTCTCCCCAGTCGACTTCGGAACGACTCCGCCGTGGCATCGCCACACTCGTCGCGTCCACCATCAGTTCGGATATCCCCTCGAATCGGTAG
- a CDS encoding class I SAM-dependent methyltransferase has translation MNVPCVRVPRESGEATRQRLADADLLDHEHQITVVEGDLYIPVVAADSVPTEFEVVDFEPPTRETQTTPADILGYEPSYERLGDIVILDEDDTERAREIATAIVDSDLKADTVVNRASKIKGELRVRDWDVLVGDSTETVHREYGTELHLDIDTVYFSPRLATERHRVVEQIREGEHVFDMFAGVGPFAIPAAEAGADVVACDLNEAAVEFLRENAERNDVSDRVTAVHGDVREVADDYEGWAERLIMNLPHSADEFLDTAVRLAGDECIIHLYDIQHEDDPFGPGLAAVRAAADEEYDVEVIEEKIVRSYAPHEYNVCLDVRLTKRP, from the coding sequence ATGAACGTCCCTTGTGTCCGTGTTCCCCGTGAATCGGGTGAAGCGACACGCCAACGCCTCGCCGACGCCGACCTGTTGGACCACGAACACCAGATTACTGTCGTGGAGGGGGACCTCTACATCCCCGTGGTCGCTGCCGACTCGGTTCCGACCGAGTTCGAAGTGGTCGATTTCGAACCACCGACGCGAGAGACACAGACGACGCCCGCAGACATCCTCGGGTACGAACCGTCGTACGAACGACTCGGCGACATCGTCATCCTCGACGAAGACGACACAGAACGGGCCCGTGAGATTGCCACGGCCATCGTCGACTCAGACCTCAAAGCAGACACGGTGGTGAACCGCGCCTCGAAAATCAAGGGCGAACTCCGGGTTCGAGACTGGGACGTTCTCGTCGGCGACTCGACGGAGACGGTCCACCGCGAGTACGGCACCGAACTCCACCTCGACATCGACACGGTGTACTTCTCACCGCGCCTCGCGACGGAGCGACACCGCGTCGTCGAACAGATTCGCGAGGGAGAACACGTCTTCGACATGTTCGCCGGCGTCGGCCCGTTTGCCATCCCGGCGGCCGAAGCGGGCGCCGACGTCGTGGCCTGTGACCTGAACGAAGCGGCCGTCGAGTTCCTCAGAGAGAACGCGGAGCGAAACGACGTGTCCGACCGGGTCACAGCCGTCCACGGCGACGTTCGCGAGGTGGCCGACGACTACGAAGGGTGGGCAGAACGCCTCATCATGAACCTACCCCACAGCGCCGACGAGTTCCTCGACACCGCTGTTCGACTCGCCGGCGACGAGTGCATCATCCACCTCTACGACATCCAGCACGAAGACGACCCGTTCGGCCCCGGTCTCGCTGCGGTCCGCGCCGCCGCCGACGAGGAGTACGATGTGGAGGTCATCGAGGAGAAAATCGTCCGGTCGTACGCCCCACACGAGTACAACGTCTGTTTGGACGTTCGCCTGACGAAGCGCCCGTAG
- a CDS encoding Lrp/AsnC ligand binding domain-containing protein, with the protein MVEAYITIQTAAGTAQDVAKQVSTLDGVRKANVVAGEVDVIAEVEADVERDLLKLISDEIHTIDGVGRTSTCIVLE; encoded by the coding sequence ATGGTCGAAGCCTACATCACGATTCAGACTGCCGCGGGAACCGCACAGGACGTCGCCAAACAAGTCAGCACACTCGACGGGGTACGCAAAGCCAATGTCGTCGCCGGCGAGGTCGATGTCATCGCAGAAGTCGAAGCGGATGTCGAACGCGACCTACTCAAACTCATCTCCGACGAGATTCACACGATCGACGGCGTCGGCCGGACGAGTACGTGTATCGTACTGGAGTGA
- a CDS encoding DUF7542 family protein: MTDTRATVICPACGLEERFSKLADARLRIEHHREETGHDPDWKLGRFAPGVEKMGEEAGVCGIPER; the protein is encoded by the coding sequence ATGACGGACACCCGAGCGACGGTTATCTGCCCCGCGTGTGGTCTCGAAGAGCGGTTCTCGAAACTCGCCGACGCCCGTCTCCGAATCGAACACCACCGCGAAGAGACGGGCCACGACCCCGACTGGAAGTTAGGCCGCTTCGCACCCGGTGTCGAGAAGATGGGTGAGGAAGCGGGAGTGTGTGGAATTCCTGAGCGCTGA
- a CDS encoding DoxX family protein encodes MATSSRVLETKLFGQDVTFEYSERWVGLSLFIMRIVMGWTLFQGGVTKLVTYLDADPSNNWTAAGFLANAIPPGNPLAGLWMSMAGNPLIDQLNMWGLTLTGLALILGAFVRFSAFWGAIMMLFYWAAALEGGILAGLPLAHGWVVDDHIVYAVLLFGLGAFGAGRILGVDAYLENLEFVKKNRWMSLVMG; translated from the coding sequence ATGGCAACGAGTAGCCGTGTACTAGAGACGAAGCTGTTTGGACAGGACGTAACGTTCGAATACTCAGAGCGGTGGGTCGGTCTCTCGCTGTTCATCATGCGAATCGTGATGGGATGGACGCTGTTCCAGGGTGGCGTGACGAAACTCGTCACGTACCTGGATGCGGACCCCTCGAACAATTGGACTGCTGCTGGCTTCCTCGCGAACGCCATCCCACCCGGGAACCCCCTGGCTGGCTTGTGGATGTCGATGGCTGGGAATCCGCTCATCGACCAACTCAACATGTGGGGGCTCACGCTCACTGGATTGGCGCTCATCCTCGGTGCGTTCGTCCGGTTTAGCGCGTTCTGGGGTGCAATCATGATGCTGTTCTACTGGGCAGCGGCACTCGAAGGCGGCATCCTCGCTGGTCTTCCACTCGCCCACGGGTGGGTCGTCGACGACCACATCGTCTACGCCGTGTTGCTGTTCGGACTCGGTGCCTTCGGTGCCGGGAGAATCCTCGGCGTTGACGCCTACCTGGAGAACTTGGAGTTCGTCAAGAAGAACAGGTGGATGAGCCTCGTCATGGGTTGA
- the dph5 gene encoding diphthine synthase: protein MLTFIGLGLFDERSISVEGREALADADRAFAEFYTSHLVGATVEDLETYHDIDIEVRDRAGVEQDPEEILAAAEEEHVAFLTAGDTMISTTHVDLRLRAEARGIETHLIHGVTAQSAASGLTGLQNYRFGKAVTLPFPYVHGGDPVPKSVVDSLEANRERGLHTLVYLDIKVDWEGRRGVEVEGDQYMTADYAAELFAEHWDGDALGVAVCRAGSREPVVAADRLSELAKQDFGDPLHMLIIPGEVHHVEADALMGLGGAPEDLFDYDER from the coding sequence ATGCTCACCTTCATCGGACTCGGTCTCTTCGACGAGCGCTCTATCAGCGTCGAAGGACGCGAGGCACTCGCCGATGCCGACCGTGCGTTCGCAGAGTTCTACACGAGCCACCTCGTCGGTGCGACCGTCGAAGACCTCGAAACGTACCACGACATCGACATCGAAGTACGCGACCGGGCTGGTGTCGAACAAGACCCAGAAGAGATTCTTGCGGCCGCCGAGGAAGAGCACGTAGCGTTCCTCACTGCCGGCGACACGATGATTTCGACGACACACGTCGATCTCCGCCTCCGGGCCGAAGCGCGAGGAATCGAGACGCACCTCATCCACGGCGTCACCGCCCAGTCTGCAGCGAGTGGGCTCACTGGGCTCCAGAACTACCGTTTCGGGAAGGCAGTCACCCTTCCGTTCCCGTACGTCCACGGTGGCGACCCAGTCCCGAAGAGCGTCGTCGACTCACTCGAAGCGAACCGCGAACGCGGGTTGCACACGCTCGTCTATCTGGATATCAAAGTCGACTGGGAAGGTCGCCGCGGCGTCGAAGTCGAAGGCGACCAGTACATGACCGCAGACTACGCCGCCGAGTTGTTCGCAGAACACTGGGACGGCGACGCACTCGGCGTTGCAGTCTGTCGGGCGGGGAGCCGAGAACCAGTCGTTGCGGCCGACCGACTGAGTGAACTCGCTAAACAGGACTTCGGTGACCCGCTTCACATGCTCATCATCCCCGGAGAGGTACACCACGTCGAAGCGGACGCGCTGATGGGGCTTGGTGGAGCACCAGAAGACCTGTTCGACTACGACGAACGGTAG
- the artA gene encoding archaeosortase A, with protein MPGLLSDILAWVAIAAFVAGVVANGRDRELGRRVMAAAWVLFAIFWLQLIPHFTLVHKSYIEGLLTIAAVPASLYAGWLLYSGRDTLFVLSRAVAAMGIVYLPFETIPALTLFGTTIPAPRGFLMETVAAQTNFLIQSLGYSTNMIPGDEGYLNTFLWMQGSHRIEISVVLACTGLGSIAIFAGLIAAVDAPIRRKLRGLAIAVPIIYALNLLRTTFITISVGKQYFHVFVDEVLFLFGSSDPYLVSFFISDRIISQVLAVVALIGITYLVVREVPELLTVIEDVLYMVTGEEYDLHSELGFEGRNDPRA; from the coding sequence ATGCCCGGTCTGCTCTCCGATATCCTTGCTTGGGTGGCCATCGCCGCCTTCGTCGCTGGTGTGGTCGCAAACGGGCGCGACCGCGAACTCGGGCGACGAGTGATGGCTGCTGCGTGGGTCCTCTTCGCCATCTTCTGGCTCCAACTCATCCCACACTTCACGCTCGTTCACAAGAGCTACATCGAGGGGTTGTTGACCATCGCTGCGGTCCCCGCGTCACTCTACGCCGGCTGGCTTCTCTACAGCGGTCGTGACACGTTGTTCGTCCTCTCGCGTGCCGTCGCTGCGATGGGAATCGTGTATCTCCCGTTCGAGACGATTCCCGCGTTGACGCTCTTCGGGACGACGATTCCAGCACCCCGCGGCTTCTTGATGGAGACGGTCGCCGCCCAGACGAACTTCCTCATCCAGTCGCTCGGATACTCGACGAACATGATCCCGGGTGACGAGGGATATCTGAACACGTTCCTGTGGATGCAGGGGTCACACAGAATCGAGATTTCCGTCGTACTCGCGTGTACGGGACTGGGGAGTATCGCCATCTTCGCAGGCCTCATCGCGGCCGTCGACGCCCCGATTCGACGCAAACTCCGTGGCCTGGCTATCGCCGTTCCGATTATCTACGCGCTGAACCTCCTCCGGACGACGTTCATCACTATCTCCGTCGGAAAGCAGTACTTCCACGTGTTCGTCGACGAAGTGTTGTTCTTGTTCGGCTCGTCGGACCCGTATCTGGTGTCGTTTTTCATCTCCGACCGCATCATCAGTCAGGTGCTCGCGGTCGTCGCACTCATCGGCATCACGTACTTGGTCGTCCGTGAGGTCCCAGAACTCCTCACCGTCATCGAGGACGTGTTGTACATGGTCACTGGAGAAGAGTACGACCTCCACTCCGAACTGGGCTTCGAGGGTCGAAACGACCCACGAGCCTAA
- a CDS encoding ArtA-dependent S-layer glycoprotein: MTRNKQIRAVLLAALMVFSVFAGSIAFTGSAAAAPAPDSINLGSGAGTAVSLEAGPSASISTVSVDDNTTSTDTLIAWVDVDGDGILDEGEPNASATSTGANAGQSLGSFDLSSVDAGTYDVAAAEDTDNSVDYDETANTTVADQLTVTAAENPSVLSAIQYPTGVDASTANLEVAFSESVTITKLNVTDGDSSLAEVTSGTKSSHTFSLSEINTSDLEVEYEITDDAGNTMTGTKDVTFAPVFVGDSGTANNTAYKGSNVAVVASSANTDVEVTASDEDNDYVFAGSTGKNSKVFVFNTEDRALDTYEFDFGTVDAAEGSVDVRDLGLDVSVDDLNITDEDDLEGTVTANANGRTVDVVAVDSDDDEVASQTVELDGQGEAAFNLGSLDSGNYTVEVTDSFSGVTVVSDSVSVSKAKDSSSDFGSNVVTEQVGDIAEITVTLEGTDEADVMIGGDDVGYTANVSVTDGNDDGEVVLLFNTYDAGNPASFDVDDSDDSVSVTSDNITTGVSGLLDAGDYGLEVATGDDADNVGTLVLEERSTDSQAVWTAPTGTEVTEASDVYDAIEDGNLTQTDSVANGDVVVHQVVATGLEGAFDAESFDDLTGTQFDVTVEQTNPGPNRDAKVLGINSSSATVIADGENDTYFIVYDLDDVSASRTDSYSTGADQFAVEDDDAFNATFTVLEDGDLADEDENASAEFEVVAPELSLGDDANVSAAAEQTLSGSASVAPGTALTVRVKSTGDTQPRFLKTATAYVQADGSFSSAFDFSEQKEGDEFEVTVSVDSGDAEDASAEGVVGLVEETETATETPEETEETATPTEEPTEEPTEEPTEEPTEEPTEEPAEETTESSTPGFGVVVSLVALVAAALLAVRRD; encoded by the coding sequence ATGACACGCAACAAACAGATCCGCGCAGTCCTGCTCGCGGCGCTGATGGTTTTCTCGGTTTTCGCCGGGTCCATCGCGTTTACGGGTAGTGCTGCCGCTGCTCCTGCGCCTGACTCCATTAACCTTGGAAGTGGAGCAGGTACTGCAGTCAGTTTGGAAGCAGGTCCTTCTGCTTCCATCTCCACCGTATCGGTGGATGACAATACCACTAGTACCGACACGCTGATCGCTTGGGTTGACGTCGACGGCGACGGAATCCTTGACGAAGGTGAGCCGAACGCGTCTGCCACCAGTACCGGAGCAAACGCCGGTCAGTCTCTTGGCAGCTTCGACCTGAGTTCTGTCGACGCGGGCACTTACGACGTGGCCGCTGCTGAGGACACTGACAATTCAGTGGACTACGACGAGACGGCTAACACCACCGTTGCGGACCAGCTCACGGTTACTGCCGCTGAGAACCCGTCTGTCCTCTCCGCAATCCAGTACCCAACTGGTGTGGACGCATCCACGGCTAACCTCGAAGTCGCATTCAGTGAATCGGTGACCATCACCAAGCTCAACGTCACTGACGGTGACTCCAGCCTCGCTGAAGTCACGTCCGGTACGAAGAGCTCCCACACGTTCTCCCTGAGCGAGATCAACACGAGCGACCTCGAAGTCGAGTACGAAATCACGGACGATGCCGGTAACACGATGACCGGCACCAAGGACGTCACCTTCGCACCCGTCTTCGTTGGCGACTCCGGCACGGCAAACAACACGGCCTACAAGGGCTCCAACGTTGCAGTCGTCGCTAGCAGCGCCAACACGGACGTCGAAGTCACGGCCTCTGACGAGGACAACGACTACGTCTTCGCTGGTTCCACCGGCAAGAACAGCAAGGTTTTCGTCTTCAACACTGAGGACCGCGCACTCGACACGTACGAGTTCGACTTCGGTACGGTCGACGCCGCTGAAGGCTCCGTTGACGTTCGCGACCTCGGTCTCGACGTCTCCGTCGACGACCTCAACATCACGGACGAGGATGACCTCGAAGGTACGGTCACGGCAAACGCCAACGGCCGCACCGTCGACGTCGTCGCAGTCGACTCTGACGACGACGAAGTCGCTTCCCAGACTGTCGAACTCGACGGTCAGGGTGAAGCTGCTTTCAACCTCGGTTCGCTCGACTCCGGTAACTACACGGTCGAAGTGACGGACTCCTTCTCTGGAGTCACCGTCGTCTCCGACTCTGTCTCGGTCTCGAAGGCTAAGGACTCCTCGTCCGACTTCGGTTCCAACGTCGTCACCGAACAGGTTGGCGACATCGCAGAAATCACCGTCACCCTCGAGGGTACGGATGAAGCAGACGTCATGATTGGCGGCGACGACGTGGGTTACACCGCGAACGTCTCCGTCACTGACGGCAACGACGACGGCGAAGTTGTCCTCCTGTTCAACACGTACGACGCTGGCAACCCAGCATCGTTCGACGTTGACGACAGCGACGACAGCGTCTCCGTCACCTCCGACAACATCACGACCGGCGTCTCGGGTCTCCTCGACGCTGGTGACTACGGTCTCGAAGTCGCAACTGGCGACGATGCCGACAACGTCGGCACCCTCGTCCTCGAAGAGCGCAGCACGGACTCCCAGGCTGTCTGGACGGCCCCAACGGGCACCGAAGTCACTGAGGCTTCGGACGTCTACGACGCCATCGAAGACGGCAACCTGACGCAGACTGACTCCGTCGCCAACGGCGACGTCGTCGTCCACCAGGTCGTCGCAACGGGTCTCGAAGGCGCCTTCGACGCTGAGAGCTTCGACGACCTCACGGGTACGCAGTTCGACGTCACCGTCGAGCAGACGAACCCTGGTCCAAACCGCGACGCCAAGGTCCTGGGCATCAACAGCTCCAGCGCCACGGTCATCGCTGACGGCGAGAACGACACGTACTTCATCGTCTACGACCTCGACGACGTCTCTGCTTCGCGCACGGACTCCTACAGCACTGGTGCTGACCAGTTCGCTGTCGAGGACGACGATGCATTCAACGCGACGTTCACCGTCCTCGAAGACGGTGACCTCGCCGACGAAGACGAAAACGCATCCGCTGAATTCGAAGTCGTCGCTCCTGAGCTCTCGCTCGGAGACGACGCTAACGTCTCGGCTGCCGCAGAGCAGACGCTCTCGGGCTCGGCATCTGTCGCACCCGGTACGGCTCTCACCGTCCGCGTGAAGTCCACCGGCGACACCCAGCCGCGCTTCCTCAAGACGGCAACCGCATACGTCCAGGCTGACGGTTCGTTCTCGTCCGCATTCGACTTCTCCGAACAGAAGGAAGGCGACGAGTTCGAAGTGACTGTCTCCGTCGACTCTGGCGACGCTGAAGACGCCTCCGCAGAGGGCGTCGTTGGCCTCGTCGAAGAGACTGAGACGGCAACCGAAACGCCTGAGGAAACCGAAGAAACGGCAACTCCGACGGAAGAGCCGACGGAAGAGCCAACCGAGGAACCCACGGAAGAACCAACGGAAGAGCCGACTGAAGAGCCGGCAGAAGAGACCACTGAATCCAGCACGCCTGGCTTCGGCGTCGTCGTCTCCCTCGTCGCTCTCGTCGCTGCGGCTCTCCTCGCAGTTCGCCGCGACTAA
- a CDS encoding VOC family protein, with translation MSGTLDHVMIRVEDLDESIDWYTTHLDYEEKGRWEADTFTNVYLGPEDLHEDGAVLELTYNHGDHSYEMGDAWGHIAVRVPEDELEESYQQLMDEGVEDYRDPESCGGRYAFVKDPDGHEVEIVKRDHGAKWSLDHTMIRVEDADEALGFWTRKFEYEHTGRWESDTFANYFMKPEGAAEEAMAVELTYNYDGRTYDMGDAWGHLAVRADDLHDYWEVLMEREAEDYRDPESCDDMFAFTKDPDGHEVEILPADFESPE, from the coding sequence ATGTCTGGAACCCTCGACCACGTGATGATCCGTGTCGAAGACCTCGACGAGTCGATCGACTGGTACACGACTCACCTCGACTACGAAGAGAAAGGTCGCTGGGAGGCCGACACGTTCACCAACGTCTATCTCGGCCCGGAAGACCTCCACGAAGACGGCGCCGTGCTCGAACTCACCTACAACCACGGTGACCACTCCTACGAGATGGGTGACGCGTGGGGCCACATCGCGGTTCGTGTCCCCGAAGACGAACTCGAAGAATCGTACCAACAGCTCATGGACGAGGGCGTCGAAGACTACCGCGACCCCGAGTCCTGTGGTGGCCGCTACGCGTTCGTCAAGGACCCAGATGGCCACGAGGTCGAAATCGTCAAGCGCGACCACGGTGCCAAGTGGAGCCTCGACCACACGATGATTCGTGTCGAGGACGCCGACGAGGCGCTCGGCTTCTGGACGCGGAAGTTCGAATACGAGCACACGGGCCGCTGGGAGTCCGACACCTTCGCGAACTACTTCATGAAGCCCGAAGGGGCCGCCGAAGAAGCGATGGCAGTCGAACTCACCTACAACTACGACGGCCGAACCTACGACATGGGTGACGCGTGGGGCCACCTCGCTGTCCGTGCCGACGACCTGCACGACTACTGGGAAGTCCTGATGGAACGCGAAGCAGAAGACTACCGCGACCCCGAGTCCTGCGACGACATGTTCGCCTTCACGAAGGACCCTGACGGGCACGAAGTCGAGATTCTGCCAGCTGACTTCGAATCGCCCGAATAA